A window of the Cicer arietinum cultivar CDC Frontier isolate Library 1 chromosome 6, Cicar.CDCFrontier_v2.0, whole genome shotgun sequence genome harbors these coding sequences:
- the LOC101488461 gene encoding uncharacterized protein isoform X1 produces the protein MKKQIVCGVSTNMISARMSMRSSTIAFFSFPIIKNCSDDSNSNRGGGGFGDTNRSRRRINKVDGKSRNNSLDVDFEERLKAVRRSALEQKKVEEKKEFGAIDYDAPISSDKKTIGFGTKVGIGVAVAVFGLVFALGDFLPSGSPNEDSALVNDKLSEKDKAILQSRLKEFEATLSNSPRDPTALEGAAVTLAELGEYARAASLLDDLTKEKPNDADAFRLLGEVKYELKDYAGSVAAYKNSAKVSEDINFEVLRGLINSLLAAEKPDEAVQLLVACRERLSSEDFRKKSDSRPTDSQKLDPVQVELLLGKAYSDWGHVSDAIAVYDQLISTHPDDFRGYLAKQGIILKENKRIGEAERMFIQARFFAPDKAKALVDRYSRS, from the exons ATGAAGAAGCAAATCGTGTGTGGAGTTTCTACAAACATGATAAGTGCAAGAATGTCAATGAGAAGCAGCACCATCGCATTCTTTTCCTttccaataataaaaaattgctCCGATGATTCAAACTCAAACCGTGGTGGTGGTGGTTTCGGAGATACTAACAGGAGTAGGAGGAGGATTAACAAG GTTGATGGAAAATCTAGAAACAATTCCTTGGATGTTGATTTTGAGGAACGACTAAAGGCAGTTAGAAG GTCAGCACTAGAGCAAAAGAAGGTAGAAGAGAAAAAGGAATTTGGAGCAATTGACTATGATGCACCTATTTCTTCGGATAAGAAGACAATTGGGTTTGGTACCAAG GTTGGAATAGGTGTAGCTGTTGCAGTCTTTGGTCTTGTTTTTGCTTTGGGAGATTTTCTTCCGTCAGGAAG TCCCAACGAAGACAGTGCTTTGGTCAATGATAAATTGTCAGAGAAGGATAAAGCTATTCTTCAG AGTAGACTTAAGGAATTTGAAGCGACATTAAGCAACTCCCCAAGAGATCCAACAGCTCTCGAA GGAGCTGCTGTAACTTTGGCAGAACTAGGGGAATATGCAAGAGCTGCTTCTCTACTTGATGATTTGACAAAG GAAAAACCAAATGATGCTGATGCTTTTCGTTTGCTTGGAGAAGTTAAGTATGAACTCAAAGATTATGCAGGGAGTGTTGCTGCGTATAAAAATTCAGCAAAG GTATCTGAAGATATCAATTTTGAAGTTCTGCGTGGCCTTATCAATTCATTACTTGCTGCCGAGAAGCCAGATGAG GCTGTTCAATTACTTGTGGCCTGTCGTGAGCGTCTGAGTTCAGAAGACTTCAGGAAAAAATCTGATAGCAGACCAACAGACTCACAGAAGCTCGATCCAGTTCAA GTGGAATTACTTCTCGGAAAGGCTTATTCAGACTGGGGCCACGTCAGTGATGCTATAGCTGTTTACGATCAGCTCATATCTACTCACCCTGATGACTTCCGTGGATACTTGGCTAAG CAGGGAATCattctaaaagaaaacaaaagaattgGAGAAGCAGAGAGGATGTTCATACAA GCTAGGTTCTTTGCACCTGATAAAGCTAAAGCACTCGTGGACCGTTATTCAAGATCGTAG
- the LOC101488461 gene encoding uncharacterized protein isoform X2 — protein sequence MKKQIVCGVSTNMISARMSMRSSTIAFFSFPIIKNCSDDSNSNRGGGGFGDTNRSRRRINKVDGKSRNNSLDVDFEERLKAVRRSALEQKKVEEKKEFGAIDYDAPISSDKKTIGFGTKVGIGVAVAVFGLVFALGDFLPSGSPNEDSALVNDKLSEKDKAILQSRLKEFEATLSNSPRDPTALEGAAVTLAELGEYARAASLLDDLTKEKPNDADAFRLLGEVKYELKDYAGSVAAYKNSAKVSEDINFEVLRGLINSLLAAEKPDEAVQLLVACRERLSSEDFRKKSDSRPTDSQKLDPVQVELLLGKAYSDWGHVSDAIAVYDQLISTHPDDFRGYLAKGIILKENKRIGEAERMFIQARFFAPDKAKALVDRYSRS from the exons ATGAAGAAGCAAATCGTGTGTGGAGTTTCTACAAACATGATAAGTGCAAGAATGTCAATGAGAAGCAGCACCATCGCATTCTTTTCCTttccaataataaaaaattgctCCGATGATTCAAACTCAAACCGTGGTGGTGGTGGTTTCGGAGATACTAACAGGAGTAGGAGGAGGATTAACAAG GTTGATGGAAAATCTAGAAACAATTCCTTGGATGTTGATTTTGAGGAACGACTAAAGGCAGTTAGAAG GTCAGCACTAGAGCAAAAGAAGGTAGAAGAGAAAAAGGAATTTGGAGCAATTGACTATGATGCACCTATTTCTTCGGATAAGAAGACAATTGGGTTTGGTACCAAG GTTGGAATAGGTGTAGCTGTTGCAGTCTTTGGTCTTGTTTTTGCTTTGGGAGATTTTCTTCCGTCAGGAAG TCCCAACGAAGACAGTGCTTTGGTCAATGATAAATTGTCAGAGAAGGATAAAGCTATTCTTCAG AGTAGACTTAAGGAATTTGAAGCGACATTAAGCAACTCCCCAAGAGATCCAACAGCTCTCGAA GGAGCTGCTGTAACTTTGGCAGAACTAGGGGAATATGCAAGAGCTGCTTCTCTACTTGATGATTTGACAAAG GAAAAACCAAATGATGCTGATGCTTTTCGTTTGCTTGGAGAAGTTAAGTATGAACTCAAAGATTATGCAGGGAGTGTTGCTGCGTATAAAAATTCAGCAAAG GTATCTGAAGATATCAATTTTGAAGTTCTGCGTGGCCTTATCAATTCATTACTTGCTGCCGAGAAGCCAGATGAG GCTGTTCAATTACTTGTGGCCTGTCGTGAGCGTCTGAGTTCAGAAGACTTCAGGAAAAAATCTGATAGCAGACCAACAGACTCACAGAAGCTCGATCCAGTTCAA GTGGAATTACTTCTCGGAAAGGCTTATTCAGACTGGGGCCACGTCAGTGATGCTATAGCTGTTTACGATCAGCTCATATCTACTCACCCTGATGACTTCCGTGGATACTTGGCTAAG GGAATCattctaaaagaaaacaaaagaattgGAGAAGCAGAGAGGATGTTCATACAA GCTAGGTTCTTTGCACCTGATAAAGCTAAAGCACTCGTGGACCGTTATTCAAGATCGTAG
- the LOC101488461 gene encoding uncharacterized protein isoform X3 — protein MMHLFLRIRRQLGLVGIGVAVAVFGLVFALGDFLPSGSPNEDSALVNDKLSEKDKAILQSRLKEFEATLSNSPRDPTALEGAAVTLAELGEYARAASLLDDLTKEKPNDADAFRLLGEVKYELKDYAGSVAAYKNSAKVSEDINFEVLRGLINSLLAAEKPDEAVQLLVACRERLSSEDFRKKSDSRPTDSQKLDPVQVELLLGKAYSDWGHVSDAIAVYDQLISTHPDDFRGYLAKQGIILKENKRIGEAERMFIQARFFAPDKAKALVDRYSRS, from the exons ATGATGCACCTATTTCTTCGGATAAGAAGACAATTGGGTTTG GTTGGAATAGGTGTAGCTGTTGCAGTCTTTGGTCTTGTTTTTGCTTTGGGAGATTTTCTTCCGTCAGGAAG TCCCAACGAAGACAGTGCTTTGGTCAATGATAAATTGTCAGAGAAGGATAAAGCTATTCTTCAG AGTAGACTTAAGGAATTTGAAGCGACATTAAGCAACTCCCCAAGAGATCCAACAGCTCTCGAA GGAGCTGCTGTAACTTTGGCAGAACTAGGGGAATATGCAAGAGCTGCTTCTCTACTTGATGATTTGACAAAG GAAAAACCAAATGATGCTGATGCTTTTCGTTTGCTTGGAGAAGTTAAGTATGAACTCAAAGATTATGCAGGGAGTGTTGCTGCGTATAAAAATTCAGCAAAG GTATCTGAAGATATCAATTTTGAAGTTCTGCGTGGCCTTATCAATTCATTACTTGCTGCCGAGAAGCCAGATGAG GCTGTTCAATTACTTGTGGCCTGTCGTGAGCGTCTGAGTTCAGAAGACTTCAGGAAAAAATCTGATAGCAGACCAACAGACTCACAGAAGCTCGATCCAGTTCAA GTGGAATTACTTCTCGGAAAGGCTTATTCAGACTGGGGCCACGTCAGTGATGCTATAGCTGTTTACGATCAGCTCATATCTACTCACCCTGATGACTTCCGTGGATACTTGGCTAAG CAGGGAATCattctaaaagaaaacaaaagaattgGAGAAGCAGAGAGGATGTTCATACAA GCTAGGTTCTTTGCACCTGATAAAGCTAAAGCACTCGTGGACCGTTATTCAAGATCGTAG
- the LOC101489126 gene encoding auxin-induced protein X10A has protein sequence MDSKKSNKIREIVRLQQILKKWKKVATNASNNNSSSSSSNSTSSGNKGIKFLKRTLSFNDVSNSNVDIIPKGFLAVCVGKELKRFIIPMDYLKHQAFEVLLQEAENEFGFQQEGVLKIPCQVSMFEKILKVVEDKKEALNLHEFGLGGDNVTPTHHAQVCR, from the coding sequence ATGGATTCAAAGAAATCTAACAAGATAAGAGAGATTGTTAGGCTTCAACAAATCCTCAAAAAGTGGAAGAAGGTTGCTACAAATGCTTCAAACAACAACTcaagtagtagtagtagtaatagTACTAGTAGTGGCAATAAAGGTATCAAGTTTTTGAAACGAACTTTGTCATTCAATGATGTTTCAAATTCCAATGTGGACATAATTCCAAAAGGGTTTCTAGCTGTTTGTGTTGGGAAAGAGCTCAAGAGATTCATTATTCCAATGGATTACTTAAAACATCAAGCATTTGAGGTTTTGCTACAAGAAGCTGAAAATGAGTTTGGTTTCCAACAAGAGGGTGTGCTCAAAATTCCATGTCAAGTTTCTATGTTTGAGAAAATATTGAAGGTGGTGGAAGATAAAAAAGAAGCCTTAAATTTGCATGAGTTTGGATTGGGTGGAGACAATGTTACTCCCACCCATCATGCTCAAGTTTGTAGATGA